Proteins co-encoded in one Nicotiana sylvestris chromosome 7, ASM39365v2, whole genome shotgun sequence genomic window:
- the LOC104213075 gene encoding uncharacterized protein, producing the protein MDRLAKFGIQVQVDCIFCGKAKETFDHLYFDCHSTKKLWERILKWLEHTRLIGDWYHKLIWISSMAKKKECKAEMITAAFTMVVYCIWRERNSMRFNNGGYNIDEVCKEIAMHIHIQGRRKSNGGQD; encoded by the coding sequence ATGGATAGGCTTGCTAAATTTGGTATTCAAGTGCAAGTGGATTGTATTTTCTGTGGAAAAGCTAAGGAAACATTTGATCACCTCTATTTTGATTGTCATAGTACCAAAAAACTGTGGGAAAGGATATTGAAATGGCTGGAGCATACAAGACTGATAGGGGACTGGTACCATAAGCTGATATGGATTAGTAGCATGGCAAAGAAGAAAGAGTGTAAGGCAGAAATGATCACGGCAGCCTTTACAATGGTTGTGTACTGCATATGGCGTGAAAGAAATTCGATGAGATTCAACAATGGGGGATATAATATTGACGAAGTCTGTAAGGAAATTGCAATGCATATACACATAcaaggaaggagaaaatcaaatggagGCCAGGATTAG